In one window of Lewinella sp. 4G2 DNA:
- a CDS encoding CatB-related O-acetyltransferase: protein MKFQFEKINQISLQGKADVSKAALLTNSKFSGQVSLGENVKIIHGVRILAKSPVNIGRYTIINGPNTDISASVFPVNIGQFCSIARNVSIQEYNHAYKGLTTFFISRHVFNDANGVDNFIQSKGAVEIKNDVWVGTQCVILSGVTIGNGAIVAANSVVSKDVPDYAIVAGSPARVIGYRFDEDIIDRLLTIKWWNWTKERIQSHRQLFMKQDISLQDLQGL from the coding sequence TTGAAGTTCCAGTTTGAGAAAATCAATCAAATCTCCCTCCAGGGAAAAGCTGATGTCTCGAAGGCGGCTCTTCTCACGAATAGCAAATTCAGTGGTCAGGTATCCCTAGGTGAGAATGTCAAGATTATCCACGGTGTTAGGATACTTGCAAAATCTCCAGTAAATATTGGACGCTACACTATCATTAATGGTCCCAATACAGATATATCTGCAAGTGTTTTTCCGGTGAATATTGGACAGTTCTGCTCGATCGCTCGCAACGTATCTATCCAAGAGTACAACCATGCTTATAAGGGACTCACGACATTCTTCATAAGTAGGCACGTATTCAATGATGCTAACGGGGTAGACAACTTTATACAATCCAAAGGTGCAGTTGAAATTAAGAATGACGTTTGGGTTGGAACCCAGTGCGTTATTCTCAGTGGTGTCACCATTGGAAATGGTGCCATCGTTGCAGCTAACAGCGTTGTCTCAAAAGATGTGCCGGACTATGCAATTGTCGCTGGTTCTCCCGCGCGAGTAATTGGGTACCGATTTGACGAGGATATAATTGATCGACTGTTAACTATTAAATGGTGGAACTGGACCAAAGAAAGGATCCAATCCCACCGACAATTGTTTATGAAGCAAGATATTAGCTTACAAGACCTACAGGGCCTTTAA